Proteins encoded by one window of Lycium barbarum isolate Lr01 chromosome 11, ASM1917538v2, whole genome shotgun sequence:
- the LOC132619324 gene encoding fimbrin-1-like gives MSFVGVIVSDQWLQSQFTQVELRSLKSKFISVKNQNGKVTIGDLLPMMAKLKAFKEMFNEEEIRNILGESGSDANDEIDFESFLRTYLNLQARAAPKVGSSKDSSSSFLKNSTTTLLHTISESEKASYVAHINSYLRDDPFLKQFLPIDPASNGLFDLAKDGVLLCKLINVAVPGTIDERAINMKRVINPWERNENHTLCLNSAKAIGCTVVNIGTQDLVEGRPHLVLGLISQIIKIQLLADLNLRKTPQLVELVEDSNDVEELMGLAPEKLLLKWMNFHLKKAGYQKTVANFSSDLKDGEAYAYLLNVLAPEHCSPATLDVKDPTERANLVLEHAEKMDCKRYLDPKDIVEGSSNLNLAFVAQIFHQRSGLSTDSKKVSFAEMMTDDELISREERCFRLWINSLGINSYVNNLFEDVRNGWVLLEVLDKVSPGSVNWKHATKPPIKMPFRKVENCNQVVRIGKQLKLSLVNVGGNDFVQGNKKLILAFLWQLMRFNMLQLLKNLRSRFRGKEITDVDILIWANKKVKNTGRTSKMESFKDKSLSSGLFFLELLSAVEPRVVNWNLVTKGESDEQKKLNATYIISVARKLGCSIFLLPEDIMEVNQKMILTLTASIMYWSLQQTSDEAESPGSTVASDASPPRSTNGYMSPLIAASPDASPAPSISGEASSATPDASPAPSVNGDDETQLIVDVPKLELPADDAPADTAEVSKLKWAAEDAASDTTEVAKSKVAADNAPSDTTEVVKLELAAEDAPSDNTVAADVSKLKLAANDAPSDTADVSKSKLAADDAPSDTAKVAKSKLAADDAPSDTTEVSKLELAADDAPSDTLASSVQFENAEIPSDVPLSPQLEDIQQQNGLSNEGTKPDNEQ, from the exons ATGTCTTTCGTTGGTGTTATTGTTTCTGATCAATGGCTACAAAGTCAATTCACTCAAGTGGAGCTTCGTAGCCTCAAATCCAAA TTTATTTCAGTTAAGAATCAGAATGGAAAAGTTACAATTGGGGACTTACTGCCTATGATGGCGAAATTAAAGGCTTTCAAAGAGATGTTTAATGAGGAAGAGATCCGGAATATCTTGGGTGAATCAGGTTCCGATGCCAATGATGAGATTGATTTCGAAAGCTTCCTTAGA ACATACTTGAATCTGCAAGCTCGAGCTGCCCCAAAAGTAGGCAGCTCTAAAGATTCGTCGTCTTCCTTCCTGAAGAACTCCACAACTACACTTCTTCACACGATAAGTGAATCAGAGAAAGCATCGTATGTTGCTCATATAAACAGCTATCTAAGAGATGATCCGTTCTTAAAGCAATTTCTTCCAATAGATCCAGCTTCGAATGGTTTGTTTGATTTGGCAAAAGATGGAGTTCTTTTATG TAAGCTGATCAATGTAGCTGTACCTGGCACAATAGATGAGCGTGCTATTAACATGAAACGAGTGATAAACCCATGGGAGAGAAATGAGAATCACACCCTTTGCCTCAATTCTGCAAAGGCGATTGGCTGTACTGTTGTAAATATTGGCACTCAGGACCTGGTTGAAGGACGA CCTCACCTAGTACTTGGGCTGATTTCTCAAATCATAAAG ATCCAACTATTGGCAGATCTCAACCTCCGGAAGACCCCTCAGCTTGTGGAGCTTGTGGAAGACAGCAAT GATGTCGAGGAGCTCATGGGATTAGCACCAGAAAAGCTCTTACTAAAATGGATGAATTTTCATCTCAAGAAAGCTGGCTACCAGAAAACTGTAGCAAATTTTTCTTCTGACTTGAAG GATGGGGAGGCCTATGCTTACCTGCTTAATGTACTTGCACCAGAGCACTGCAGCCCAGCAACGTTGGATGTCAAGGATCCCACTGAGAGAGCTAACTTAGTTCTTGAACATGCAGAGAAAATGGATTGCAAAAGATACCTAGATCCGAAGGACATAGTTGAAGGCTCATCCAATTTGAATCTTGCTTTTGTTGCACAGATATTCCATCAGAG GAGTGGATTGTCTACTGACAGCAAGAAGGTATCCTTTGCAGAGATGATGACAGATGACGAGCTAATTTCCAGAGAGGAGAGATGCTTCCGATTATGGATTAATAGTCTCGGGATAAACTCTTATGTCAATAATTTGTTTGAAGATGTAAGAAATGG ATGGGTACTTTTGGAGGTGTTGGACAAAGTTTCTCCAGGATCCGTTAATTGGAAGCACGCGACAAAACCTCCAATAAAAATGCCATTTAGGAAAGTTGAAAACTGCAACCAAGTTGTCAGGATTGGGAAGCAGTTGAAACTTTCCCTTGTAAATGTGGGAGGAAACGATTTTGTCCAAGGGAATAAGAAGCTTATACTTG CTTTCTTGTGGCAGTTGATGAGGTTTAATATGCTTCAGCTTTTGAAGAACTTGAGATCGCGTTTCCGAGGGAAGGAGATCACTGATGTTGATATTCTCATTTGGGCAAATAAAAAGGTGAAAAACACCGGAAGAACATCTAAAATGGAGAGTTTTAAG GATAAGAGCCTTTCAAGTGGATTATTCTTTCTCGAGCTTCTCAGTGCTGTGGAGCCAAGGGTTGTTAATTGGAATCTTGTCACCAAGGGTGAAAGTG ATGAACAAAAGAAGTTGAATGCTACTTATATCATCAGTGTCGCACGGAAACTGGGGTGTTCTATCTTTCTGTTGCCTGAGGATATCATGGAG GTTAACCAAAAGATGATCCTTACTCTCACTGCCAGCATCATGTACTGGAGCCTTCAGCAGACATCAGACGAAGCAGAATCTCCTGGTAGTACTGTTGCATCTGATGCATCACCACCAAGATCTACGAATGGCTATATGTCGCCCTTGATTGCTGCTTCTCCTGATGCTTCCCCTGCACCCTCAATTAGTGGAGAAGCATCATCGGCTACTCCTGATGCATCTCCAGCACCATCTGTAAACGGAGATGATGAAACCCAACTTATTGTTGACGTACCAAAGTTGGAGTTGCCTGCTGACGATGCACCAGCTGATACTGCTGAAGTGTCAAAGTTGAAGTGGGCTGCTGAAGATGCAGCATCTGATACTACTGAAGTGGCAAAGTCGAAGGTGGCTGCTGACAATGCACCATCTGATACTACTGAAGTGGTAAAATTGGAATTGGCTGCTGAGGATGCACCATCTGATAATACTGTGGCTGCTGACGTGTCAAAGTTGAAGCTGGCTGCTAACGATGCACCATCTGATACTGCTGACGTGTCAAAGTCGAAGCTGGCTGCTGACGATGCACCATCTGATACTGCTAAAGTGGCAAAGTCGAAGTTGGCTGCTGACGATGCACCATCTGATACTACTGAAGTGTCAAAATTGGAGTTGGCTGCTGACGATGCACCATCTGATACGTTAGCATCTTCAGTGCAGTTTGAAAATGCAGAGATACCATCGGATGTGCCCTTATCCCCCCAACTTGAGGATATACAACAACAGAATGGCCTCTCAAATGAAGGTACTAAACCAGATAATGAACAATAG